From one Lotus japonicus ecotype B-129 chromosome 3, LjGifu_v1.2 genomic stretch:
- the LOC130742386 gene encoding root phototropism protein 3-like, protein MKKQGCEESLPERSPSHLSSECWFDDACILDMDYFVKTLSGIKQKGVRADLVGSIITHYASKWLPDISSAENGLTQQQFESSTASPESVTASWMKKRFFVETLVGVLPPEKDSIPCNFLLRLLRVANMVGVEASYRQELEKRISWQLDQAAINELMIPSFSHTCGTLLDVELVIRLVKRFVSLDHEGAKTGAALVKVAKLVDCYLAEAAMDANLSLSEFVALAGALPSHARATDDGLYRAIDTYLKAHPSVSKQERKGLCKLIDSRKLTPEASLHAAQNERFPVRAVIQVLFSEQTKLNRHMDWSSSFSSLRSPNGRFDQPTRCLSKREMNVQQMEIKKLKEEVYRLQSQCNAMQMQMERMSEKKSGRSFFKWKKLGMAAFSKGTGEVEDDQEEGEREVGFGRQTPMDMKSGLVKCRTPHKLRKSMS, encoded by the exons ATGAAGAAGCAGGGTTGTGAAGAATCACTTCCAGAAAGAAGTCCAAGCCACTTATCCTCAGAATGCTGGTTCGACGATGCATGCATACTTGACATGGATTACTTCGTGAAGACACTCTCAGGCATCAAACAGAAAGGTGTTCGTGCTGACTTGGTTGGTTCCATCATCACTCACTACGCTTCAAAATGGCTCCCAGACATCTCTTCAGCTGAAAATGGCCTCACACAACAGCAGTTTGAGTCGTCCACAGCATCACCTGAATCTGTGACAGCATCATGGATGAAGAAGAGGTTCTTCGTGGAAACCTTGGTTGGTGTTCTGCCTCCTGAGAAGGACTCCATCCCCtgcaacttcctcctccgtctTCTCCGAGTCGCCAACATGGTTGGTGTTGAGGCCTCTTACCGGCAAGAGCTCGAGAAGCGCATATCGTGGCAGCTAGACCAGGCTGCAATCAATGAGCTCATGATTCCCTCTTTCAGTCACACTTGTGGGACACTCCTTGATGTTGAGCTTGTCATAAGGTTGGTGAAGAGATTTGTGAGCTTGGACCATGAAGGAGCTAAAACTGGTGCTGCTTTGGTTAAGGTGGCTAAGCTTGTTGATTGCTACCTTGCTGAGGCTGCTATGGATGCcaatttgagcttatctgagtTTGTTGCACTTGCTGGAGCTCTTCCAAGCCATGCAAGAGCTACTGATGATGGATTGTATAGAGCCATTGACACTTATCTAAAA GCACATCCAAGCGTGTCAAAGCAAGAAAGGAAAGGACTATGTAAGCTGATTGATAGCCGGAAATTGACGCCAGAGGCCTCACTTCATGCAGCTCAAAATGAAAGGTTTCCAGTAAGAGCTGTCATTCAGGTGCTCTTCTCTGAACAAACCAAACTCAATCGCCACATGGATTGGAGTAGCTCTTTCAGCAGCTTGAGGAGCCCGAATGGCAGGTTCGACCAGCCGACACGGTGTCTTTCAAAGCGTGAAATGAATGTTCAGCAGATGGAGATAAAGAAGCTGAAGGAAGAGGTTTACAGGCTGCAAAGCCAGTGCAATGCCATGCAAATGCAGATGGAGAGGATGTCAGAGAAGAAGAGTGGAAGAAGCTTCTTCAAATGGAAGAAGCTTGGGATGGCAGCGTTTAGTAAAGGCACGGGAGAGGTGGAGGATGACCAGGAAGAGGGTGAAAGGGAAGTTGGGTTTGGAAGGCAAACGCCTATGGACATGAAATCTGGGCTGGTCAAATGTAGGACTCCCCACAAGTTGAGGAAATCTATGTCCTGA
- the LOC130749071 gene encoding uncharacterized protein LOC130749071 isoform X1 — protein MAEDYGFAQDEMAVNENLGYPKAYAKLCRDQNFSPYSHGPPFTFTPYALHEHEDERASVLDQMFPLIDPKAKPTTKPKIFVGILWKQLNHLGNAGFDPAVIRVDGYGNVLYYHADSASPLAWDIDHWFPCSRGGLTVLSNLRILQRQACKRKKNKLEFLVPWWDFQLGISVNQFLSIFASSNSDFRHRGFSFLFSEGENHELNASQIVDSHSFPQHFIGLKQEVGLAPAAIVESRRDPYDALALRQLDHNRRQRPMSPAIVAARRSNGNLLKENEDPGFAKNPYQAIVMARDSLKQREETSKMQAEMQKLDHEVYEMKLKNEEEKLTIQDLELALIKRRRKAEKCRRLAEAQSSYRTMLEKMIRDTMHQSVIYKEQVRLNQAAANALMARLEAQREICDNAEKDLHKKYRQRDDIEKQIRPEWEQGRKRSRIDYSTCEERDSKPVLYLPSIRPRTSLHKELRVFLEEEQKASEVGLSSENEEQRLEELKIPANNDNDTEEKLEELKMSTNNDYTEEKLDEEQHTRAHVALDEESSIEHRLQKLEINESKRHYGTSFADLHESKTEEDEETRKQRGKGNIEKWLEMLLENSKKDEMDPQEANENASSRTEEIIQKLNQKFPQQELKISKVSDSDYKEKQLHLPQDKNSWEENEGRVENEAISVMPARYKNYSEEACTGEGNGPNSFEGLERKEQHKKGKSLVRSESARTLRRIPSSPSLLLGMRKGVDRIRKILQ, from the exons ATGGCGGAAGACTATGGCTTCGCTCAAGATGAAATGGCAGTCAACGAGAACCTTGGGTACCCAAAAGCCTACGCAAAACTCTGCCGTGACCAAAATTTCAGTCCCTACAGTCATGGCCCTCCCTTCACTTTCACCCCTTATGCTTTGCACGAACACGAG GATGAGAGAGCAAGTGTTTTGGATCAGATGTTTCCGTTGATTGATCCAAAAGCTAAGCCAACTACGAAGCCGAAAATCTTTGTTGGTATCTTGTGGAAGCAGCTCAACCATCTTGG GAATGCTGGCTTTGATCCTGCGGTGATTCGAGTAGATGGATATGGGAATGTTTTGTATTATCATGCGGATTCAGCTTCTCCTCTTGCTTGGGACATTGATCATTGGTTTCCTTGTTCAA GGGGAGGCTTGACTGTTTTGAGCAATCTAAGGATTTTACAGCGGCAAGCCtgtaaaaggaagaaaaataaacTGGAATTCTTAGTGCCATGGTGGGATTTTCAATTGGGTATCTCTGTGAACCAGTTCCTGTCTATTTTCGCTTCTTCAAACTCTGACTTCAG GCACAGAGGCTTTTCATTTTTGTTCTCTGAAGGAGAAAATCATGAATTGAATGCTTCACAAATAGTGGATTCTCATTCTTTTCCACAGCACTTCATTGGCTTGAAACAAGAAGTTGGCCTTGCTCCAGCTGCAATAGTAGAATCGCGAAGGGACCCTTATGATGCATTGGCTTTAAGACAACTTGATCATAATAGGAGGCAAAGGCCTATGTCTCCTGCAATAG TAGCTGCAAGAAGAAGTAATGGCAATCTtctgaaagaaaatgaagatccAGGGTTTGCTAAAAACCCCTACCAAGCCATTGTCATGGCCAGAGATTCCCTAAAGCAAAGAGAAGAAACTTCCAAAATGCAGGCAGAAATGCAGAAGCTAGATCATGAAGTGTATGAAATGAAGCTcaaaaatgaagaagagaagctcactattcaagacctggaattggcgctcataAAACGTAGGAGGAAGGCAGAAAAATGCAGACGATTAGCGGAGGCTCAATCTTCTTACAGAACCATGCTGGAGAAGATGATTAGAGACACTATGCACCA GAGTGTCATTTATAAGGAACAGGTAAGATTGAACCAGGCTGCAGCTAATGCACTGATGGCTAGACTTGAAGCACAAAGAGAAATCTGTGATAATGCAGAGAAAGATCTTCACAAGAAGTATAGGCAAAGAGATGATATAGAGAAACAGATTAGACCTGAATGGGAACAAGGAAGGAAGAGGTCAAGAATAGATTATTCCACTTGTGAAGAAAGAGACAGTAAACCTGTTCTCTATCTGCCGTCAATCAGGCCAAGGACATCTTTGCACAAGGAGCTCAGGGTGTTTTTGGAGGAGGAACAAAAGGCGTCTGAAGTTGGCTTATCATCGGAAAATGAAGAGCAAAGGCTTGAGGAGCTGAAAATACCAGCTAATAATGACAACGACACAGAAGAAAAGCTTGAGGAGCTGAAAATGTCGACTAATAATGATTACACAGAAGAAAAGCTTGATGAGGAGCAGCATACTAGAGCACATGTTGCCTTGGATGAAGAAAGTTCAATTGAACACAGACTTCAGAAGCTAGAAATCAATGAAAGCAAGAGACATTATGGCACTTCATTCGCAGATCTTCATGAGTCCAAAactgaggaagatgaagaaaccAGGAAGCAACGTGGCAAAGGGAATATTGAAAAATGGCTTGAAATGCTTTTGGAGAATAGTAAaaaagatgaaatggatcctcaagaagccaatgaaaaTGCTTCTTCTAGGACTGAGGAAATAATACAAAAATTGAATCAGAAGTTCCCACAGCAGGAGCTGAAGATCTCAAAAGTTTCAGATTCTGATTATAAAGAGAAACAGCTGCACCTTCCTCAAGATAAGAACAGTTGGGAAGAGAATGAGGGTAGAGTAGAAAATGAAGCAATAAGTGTTATGCCTGCGAGATATAAAAATTACTCTGAAGAAGCTTGCACAGGTGAAGGAAATGGTCCTAATAGTTTTGAAGGGCTGGAAAGAAAGGAACAACACAAGAAGGGGAAAAGCCTTGTTAGATCAGAGAGTGCCAGGACCTTGAGGAGAATCCCATCATCTCCATCTTTGCTTCTAGGGATGAGAAAAGGTGTGGACCGCATTCGGAAGATCTTGCAGTGA
- the LOC130749071 gene encoding nuclear matrix constituent protein 1 isoform X2, whose product MAEDYGFAQDEMAVNENLGYPKAYAKLCRDQNFSPYSHGPPFTFTPYALHEHEDERASVLDQMFPLIDPKAKPTTKPKIFVGILWKQLNHLGNAGFDPAVIRVDGYGNVLYYHADSASPLAWDIDHWFPCSRGGLTVLSNLRILQRQACKRKKNKLEFLVPWWDFQLGISVNQFLSIFASSNSDFRHRGFSFLFSEGENHELNASQIVDSHSFPQHFIGLKQEVGLAPAAIVESRRDPYDALALRQLDHNRRQRPMSPAIAARRSNGNLLKENEDPGFAKNPYQAIVMARDSLKQREETSKMQAEMQKLDHEVYEMKLKNEEEKLTIQDLELALIKRRRKAEKCRRLAEAQSSYRTMLEKMIRDTMHQSVIYKEQVRLNQAAANALMARLEAQREICDNAEKDLHKKYRQRDDIEKQIRPEWEQGRKRSRIDYSTCEERDSKPVLYLPSIRPRTSLHKELRVFLEEEQKASEVGLSSENEEQRLEELKIPANNDNDTEEKLEELKMSTNNDYTEEKLDEEQHTRAHVALDEESSIEHRLQKLEINESKRHYGTSFADLHESKTEEDEETRKQRGKGNIEKWLEMLLENSKKDEMDPQEANENASSRTEEIIQKLNQKFPQQELKISKVSDSDYKEKQLHLPQDKNSWEENEGRVENEAISVMPARYKNYSEEACTGEGNGPNSFEGLERKEQHKKGKSLVRSESARTLRRIPSSPSLLLGMRKGVDRIRKILQ is encoded by the exons ATGGCGGAAGACTATGGCTTCGCTCAAGATGAAATGGCAGTCAACGAGAACCTTGGGTACCCAAAAGCCTACGCAAAACTCTGCCGTGACCAAAATTTCAGTCCCTACAGTCATGGCCCTCCCTTCACTTTCACCCCTTATGCTTTGCACGAACACGAG GATGAGAGAGCAAGTGTTTTGGATCAGATGTTTCCGTTGATTGATCCAAAAGCTAAGCCAACTACGAAGCCGAAAATCTTTGTTGGTATCTTGTGGAAGCAGCTCAACCATCTTGG GAATGCTGGCTTTGATCCTGCGGTGATTCGAGTAGATGGATATGGGAATGTTTTGTATTATCATGCGGATTCAGCTTCTCCTCTTGCTTGGGACATTGATCATTGGTTTCCTTGTTCAA GGGGAGGCTTGACTGTTTTGAGCAATCTAAGGATTTTACAGCGGCAAGCCtgtaaaaggaagaaaaataaacTGGAATTCTTAGTGCCATGGTGGGATTTTCAATTGGGTATCTCTGTGAACCAGTTCCTGTCTATTTTCGCTTCTTCAAACTCTGACTTCAG GCACAGAGGCTTTTCATTTTTGTTCTCTGAAGGAGAAAATCATGAATTGAATGCTTCACAAATAGTGGATTCTCATTCTTTTCCACAGCACTTCATTGGCTTGAAACAAGAAGTTGGCCTTGCTCCAGCTGCAATAGTAGAATCGCGAAGGGACCCTTATGATGCATTGGCTTTAAGACAACTTGATCATAATAGGAGGCAAAGGCCTATGTCTCCTGCAATAG CTGCAAGAAGAAGTAATGGCAATCTtctgaaagaaaatgaagatccAGGGTTTGCTAAAAACCCCTACCAAGCCATTGTCATGGCCAGAGATTCCCTAAAGCAAAGAGAAGAAACTTCCAAAATGCAGGCAGAAATGCAGAAGCTAGATCATGAAGTGTATGAAATGAAGCTcaaaaatgaagaagagaagctcactattcaagacctggaattggcgctcataAAACGTAGGAGGAAGGCAGAAAAATGCAGACGATTAGCGGAGGCTCAATCTTCTTACAGAACCATGCTGGAGAAGATGATTAGAGACACTATGCACCA GAGTGTCATTTATAAGGAACAGGTAAGATTGAACCAGGCTGCAGCTAATGCACTGATGGCTAGACTTGAAGCACAAAGAGAAATCTGTGATAATGCAGAGAAAGATCTTCACAAGAAGTATAGGCAAAGAGATGATATAGAGAAACAGATTAGACCTGAATGGGAACAAGGAAGGAAGAGGTCAAGAATAGATTATTCCACTTGTGAAGAAAGAGACAGTAAACCTGTTCTCTATCTGCCGTCAATCAGGCCAAGGACATCTTTGCACAAGGAGCTCAGGGTGTTTTTGGAGGAGGAACAAAAGGCGTCTGAAGTTGGCTTATCATCGGAAAATGAAGAGCAAAGGCTTGAGGAGCTGAAAATACCAGCTAATAATGACAACGACACAGAAGAAAAGCTTGAGGAGCTGAAAATGTCGACTAATAATGATTACACAGAAGAAAAGCTTGATGAGGAGCAGCATACTAGAGCACATGTTGCCTTGGATGAAGAAAGTTCAATTGAACACAGACTTCAGAAGCTAGAAATCAATGAAAGCAAGAGACATTATGGCACTTCATTCGCAGATCTTCATGAGTCCAAAactgaggaagatgaagaaaccAGGAAGCAACGTGGCAAAGGGAATATTGAAAAATGGCTTGAAATGCTTTTGGAGAATAGTAAaaaagatgaaatggatcctcaagaagccaatgaaaaTGCTTCTTCTAGGACTGAGGAAATAATACAAAAATTGAATCAGAAGTTCCCACAGCAGGAGCTGAAGATCTCAAAAGTTTCAGATTCTGATTATAAAGAGAAACAGCTGCACCTTCCTCAAGATAAGAACAGTTGGGAAGAGAATGAGGGTAGAGTAGAAAATGAAGCAATAAGTGTTATGCCTGCGAGATATAAAAATTACTCTGAAGAAGCTTGCACAGGTGAAGGAAATGGTCCTAATAGTTTTGAAGGGCTGGAAAGAAAGGAACAACACAAGAAGGGGAAAAGCCTTGTTAGATCAGAGAGTGCCAGGACCTTGAGGAGAATCCCATCATCTCCATCTTTGCTTCTAGGGATGAGAAAAGGTGTGGACCGCATTCGGAAGATCTTGCAGTGA
- the LOC130749567 gene encoding kinetochore protein SPC24 homolog → MADSSRNVDVEELISYSDDLLKVLRDPRDLNGLFHCLQHSLSLSSTCDSDLNDARSLLQDYQKKIDAYKRKIEEAGSETVADAELDLLQRELEEELEKERLLKEEFRAIRDEFNDLEQQRMSIQEQKKALHKIEQDKLRTQMTLSMYASVTNIVPNLDDQSKISGYIVEKDKNAVQKFDYDTTKMTILDVCNDIWKTISA, encoded by the exons ATGGCGGATTCTTCCCGAAACGTCGACGTGGAGGAGCTGATCTCCTACAGCGACGACCTCCTGAAGGTGTTGCGAGACCCGCGTGACCTCAACGGCCTCTTCCACTGTCTCCAACACTCCCTCTCCCTTTCTTCCACATGCGACTCCGACCTCAACGACGCTCGCTCCTTGCTCCAAG ATTATCAGAAAAAAATTGATGCATACAAGCGAAAGATAGAAGAAGCTGGATCTGAGACGGTTGCTGATGCAGAACTGGATCTTCTGCAGAGAGAATTGGAGGAAGAACTTGAAAAGGAACGCTTGTTGAAAGAGGAGTTTAG AGCCATTAGAGATGAGTTTAATGATCTAGAACAGCAACGAATGTCCATCCAAGAGCAAAAGAAAGCTTTACATAAAATTGAGCAAGATAAGCTGAGGACACA AATGACACTTTCGATGTATGCTTCTGTCACAAATATTGTGCCAAACTTGGATGATCAATCCAAAATCTCAGGCT ACATTGtggaaaaagataaaaatgcggTTCAGAAGTTTGATTATGACACCACAAAGATGACTATCCTTGATGTATGCAATGACATCTGGAAAACAATAAGTGCCTGA